The nucleotide sequence CTattattctacattcaaatatttcttttaataggaggtccaaattttgacccattttcgtgTTCGAGTTTTacgtaattccaatgggtttcagaatggggacccgaaattgcacttctaaatttcataacttgggtaattggatcccgatttatacgtgggatacctctatgaatttgtggttgaattccctattattctacattcaaatatttcttttaaaaggaggtccaaattttgacccattttcatgttcgaattttacgtaattccaatgggtttcagaatggggacccgaaattgcacttctaaatttcataacttaagtaagtggatcccgatttatacgtgggatacctctatgaatttgtggaaAAATTTCCTattattctacatttaaatttttcttttaaaaggaGGTCCAAATTTTGACTCATTTTTATGTTCGACTtttcgtaattccaatgggtttcagaatggggacccgaaattgcacttctaaatttcataacttaagtaagtggatcccgatttatacgtgggatacctctatgaatttgtggaaAAATTTCCTattattctacatttaaatttttcttttaaaaggaggtccaaattttgactcattatacccgttactcgtagagtaaaagggtatactatattcgtcggaaagtatgtaacaggcagaaggaagcgtttccgaccccataaagtatatatattcttgatcaggatcactagccgagtcgatctagccatgtccgtctgtccgtctgtccgtctgtccgtctgtccgtctgtctgtacgtccggatgaacgctgagatctcggaaactatgggagctaggctattgagatttggcgtgcagattcctgagctttttacgcagcgcaagtttgtttcagcagagtgccacgcccactctaacgcccacaaaccgcccaaaactgtggctcctacagttttgatgctagatagaaaattttaactgaaatgtattgttctcatcaatacctatcgattgacccaaaaaaaagtttgccacgcccactttaacgcccacaaaccgcgaaaacctgtgacgcccacaattttcatgctagataaaaaatttcaactgaaatgtattggtctcgtcaaaacctatcgattgattcaaaaaaaaatttgccacgcccactctaacgcccataacgcttaattctgtataccgccggtaggtggcgcattttaatctcgctttgctgcttgcatatctctatttagctgagtaacgggtatctgatagtcgaggtactcgactatagcgttcttccttgtttttatgtTCGACTtttcgtaattccaatgggtttcagaatggggacccgaaattgcacttctaaatttcataacttaagtaattggatcccgatttatacatgggatacctctatgaatttgtgatTGAATTCCCAAtaattctacatttaaatatttcctttaaaaGGAGGTCCAagttttgacccattttcatgttccaaTTTTACGTAATTCCAATAGGTttcagaatggggacccaaaatggcacttctaaatttcataacttaagtaattggatcccgatttatacgtgggatacctctatgaatttgtggttgaattccctattattctacattcaaatatttcttttaaaaggaggtccaaattttgacccattttcatgttcgaattttacgtaattccaatgggtttcagaatggggacccgaaattgcacttctaaatttcataacttaagtaattggatcccgatttataCGTGGGATTCCTTTATGAATTTATGGTTCCCTAGTGCAAGCTTTAAGCTTTAATAACGATTATCAATTACAGACCTTCTCGAATGAGATCTGCTCTTGAAAAACCCTCAAAAGTTGCCCTCTTGCAAAGTTCGAGTCTAGTTTCGGTTTGAAAACGTCGTTTTTCAGCCGGTGCACGTCAACGCTGATTTCGAGCGTTGCACGTAGCCGCCACAAAGAGTAGGAAAATTAATGGAAAAAAAGAAGCAAAGACGGACGGACTGGGGGCTAAAGGTGGGTGGGTCGGAGGTGGGCCGTCGTAGGTGCCTAGTTACAGTTGCTGCCAGCCGCAGTCGTATCCGGATGCGGATTCGACTTTGCGCCATTTAAAGGACGTGCAATGAGCAGCTGCAGCGTCTGCAGCGCCGCAAATGCCATTATTGCATTGCATTGCTTTAGCTGGCTCCACTCGGTTTCGGTCTTCGGTCTTTTGGTGTGCCGCAAGTAAATTGCTATGAAACGCccaccacacacacactcgcacaaaCAGGAGCAGGATACCCACACATATACACTCCCCTCTctgacacacacacacacactgaaGGCAGACTGCATGCAAGACCTTCTGGCAGTTGCAATCATTTCGGCATGAATCACGTTTGATACGCACGAATTACCTTTTATGCGAAATTGAAATTATAATTTGTGCACGGCCTTGTAAATGCTACGTATATAACCTGCCCCTCCGCCTTCTCCTCTTCCTGATACCACCCACTTTCCACCTCCAttactttactttactttactttacacAAACACTGCCAAGGAATATCAAAGAGCAACAATGTCGCCTGCTAACCACAAGGAGCAACTTTCCAGCCAACGCGATTGTTTTTCCATGtcctttttattttgttttggcTGCTTAAGCACTTAAAAATACAtcttgattttttaaaatattattattatgaacTTAAACAATAACTTATGTAAAGACTTTGAACCAAAACTTgtgtcaattttttttctttaagtccaatttttatttatatgacTAAAAACGAAGACCAAAATTGTTTCTCAGgctaataaatatacaaataattataaaataatttaaaagtttgttatttttaaagtcttctttttaaaaattatatgatCAAGTCGTATCTTGGCATATTCCATGTCCAGTAATTAAGGGATAATTATACATAATTTTTCCAAGTGTTCCGCTACTTTTGGTGCTTTTCCTTAACACTTTCTGAGctgtttgtttataaattttgGGTTGGCCTCGCTGAAAAAGCAGTCGAAGTCTTTGGAGCCGACTTAGCAGTCGCTGTAAGCGGCTCAAGCGGCTAGACAAACCCGCGTAAATGGAATGGGCTTTTAGCTAATTGCGCTCTCCATTTAATTTGGCTCGTTGCAGGAGGCGGAAACCGCCATCACTGCAATGAATGGTCAATGGCTGGGCTCTCGCTCGATACGCACAAATTGGGCCACACGAAAGCCGCCGGCAACCAAGGCAGACAGTGAGTATCCAGGACCCAACCATCCCACCAATCCATCCCGCATTTCATTGTCATATCTTGATGCTCCCGTTGCAGTGAACGCCAAGCCGCTGACCTTTGACGAGGTCTACAATCAGAGCAGCCCCACCAATTGCACTGTCTACTGTGGCGGCATCAACGGAGCCCTCTCCGGCTTCCTCAACGAGGAGATACTGCAGAAGACCTTCTCGCCCTACGGCACAATACAGGAGATACGGGTCTTCAAGGACAAAGGCTATGCATTTGTGCGGTAAGTTGACgggtgcacagagaaaaaatatgaaagaaatcaaagtaaaagtaaaaaataatttttaaaaaaattcagaacaacatataataaataaaaggtGGACTCACTTTCAAAAACCCTAAGATTAAAGGTAAAAATAAGACCCTAACAAACTATCATTTAGTAATCTGTCTTTCTGAAGTGAAGTTAAGATTTAGTAAGACTTTATTTTCTAAGTACATCTTCGCACCGAAAGAAAAAGCGATCAAGGAATCGATCAAATAATAGAGCAATCAATGAGTAGTTCTACACTTTCCCCCATTTTCTGTGCCCCTAGAAGTGTGCTACATTAACCCTTTGTTGCCAGCCATTTTGATTTGCCGCCTGTATGAGTGTGCGTGTGCGGCGGTCTGCGGTGTCATCGCTGAATCCCCATTGTCATTGTCGCCGAGTGCACACACACCACATAaacgagtgtgtgtgtggcccCCATCCAAGCCGCCCGCCGTTAATAAATCAACAACACTTTTACACTCGACAACAATAACAAGaactgcaacagcagcaactacaACATCGGAAGGCAAATTTGAAGTTACAAACAGAACAATGAACCGCAATAACCATGATGACAACGATGGTACGGTAGAGGGTAAAAAAGCgggaaatacaaaaaaaaaatggtacGAGCGAGCAAAAAACCGTACCAAGAAGTCGGTGGTGCTGGATGTTTGGTGGTGGTGCCGGTGGTGCTGGTGGTGTTGGCGGTGGAGATCGCAGCTGCCGTCACGAATGCTGATAGGGTTTTAATGGCAGCCGTTGGCCCACGACGGACCGAGTTCACCCCACCGCAACCAAAAGGGCAGATACGGATAGGATTCGCTCACTAAGACAAAATATTACTTAATCCAAAAACTATACGGAATTTAAGAACCATATTTATAAACatagatttatttatattggCTTTCTTATTGTAGGTTCTTTTATTATTTGGTATGTTACCTAAATAAGTTGTATATGatattgttaaatatttttaatcataaattttttaaaagtgttcaaaataaatgtttgATATTgatattctttaaaaaaatgtataactattttgtttgtatatatatttttgtaatatgatttcattaattaattttttccaAGTGTATGTGTGAAGTGTGATGAGAGCGAAGGGCGGGCAACAAACGCATTGCAGTTGCTGGCCATGTCCATGGGCGCCTTTTGTGCACTGCTCCAAAACTCATTTGTGTGTTGCAAACGTGATGCGAAAAAAAGAAGGCGGCAAAGGGGGTGAAAGAAAGCCAGGGAGAAAGTGGGAGAAAGCGGGTTGAAGGGGGTCTGAAGCGAAGCGGAGGCATTGTTTGGCATTTTGTAACATAATGAGCTCGGGGACTACAAGTGCAGCAGCAGCTGTGGCAGAGTTGCTGCATCATTATAACCAATCCAGCAACAACGAAACAATTCCACAGACGCTTGTACCACTTTTGCGCTTTGTTGCCGCAGCGGGTTAAGCGGAAATTAAACCAGGCCAATCTGCTTACGGCTagcaaaaaaatatacaaaacataaaacaataataaagaTGGTCTTTTTAGCTTAGACCTATTATAAAATCTCAGGTTCTCCATGAAAATcaagctttaaaaaaattatgaaagTACAAGTattagtttaatatttttttaaaagatagaaaataaatatgacagctattttgatatgaaaagaAAAAATCAGTGTTTTACtttgaatattatttttctctGTAACCCTGCAGCTTCTCCACCAAGGAGGCGGCCACCCACGCCATCGTGGCCGTGAACAACACGGAGATCAACCAGCAGCCGGTGAAGTGTGCGTGGGGCAAGGAGAGTGGTGACCCCAACCACATGTCGGCCATTGCCGGCGGTGCTCTGGCCCAGGGATTCCCCTTCGGCTCGGCAGCAGCGGCGGCTGCAGCGGCTGCCTACGGACAGCAGGTGGCCGGATACTGGTACCCGCCGGCACCCACATATCCGGCGGCTGCCCCCGCCAGCGCCCTTCAGCCGGGACAGTTCCTGCAGGGGATGCAGGGATTCACCTACGGTCAATTCGCCGGCTACCAGCAGGCGGGATACATGGGGTGAGTTGGAAACCACGATCTGGAGAGAGTTTACCATATACATTgcatattatttatttatataaatgacATTTTATATGAGagaaaaattcaaaatataattgtaggtgtctaaaagtatgcagtagaAAAAGGTCAATCGACTTTTGAAGGACTTCATTATAGCtctgattttaaaatatggtgttgcatacttttagacaccttaaATTGTAATTTTCCTTTATTCATTGATATAGAAAAAACACATATCTCCTCCATTTTTTCGACTCTTCGAGGGGTATAGCTAATGATACCTTCATATTGTTACCTTTTTCCAGAATGGGCGTCCAGCTGCCGGGCACCTGGCAGAGTGTTCCGCCCCAGCCTCAGCTGGCCAGTGCAGCGGCCGCCACCGCGCCGCAGATTACACAGAGCGTGGGCAGTGCACTGCCACAGGCGGCCGGAGTGGTTGCCTATCCGATGCAGCAGTTCCAGGTCAGTCCACAGGTGAGTTATCCAGGATTTCGATGTTAATCATATGGCGGTGCCTAACGATTGTGAATCGTTTAGCTGGCGGAGGACGAGTGGCTGGCGCCCAGTTTGCTCGTGTAGCTGCCATGAGGGATGGCCATGTATCCcacacagcagcagcagcagcaacagcagcagcagcagcagcagctgcagcagcaacatgagCAGCAGACGTCCGGGGAATATGTGAAGGAGCCGCCCTACCAaacgcagcagcagcagcaccaccaactgcagcagcagcagaccCACACCAACAACCAGcatcaccagcagcagcagcaacactaTATCCCCCAACTGTACTATCCATCGCACTGggtgcaacagcaacagcagcagcagcagcaacagcagcagcaggtcGCAAACAACGAGCAACaaccacagcagcaacagcagcagcaacaaccacCAGTGGCCCAGGTTTATGGCATGCCCGAAGTGTAAAAAAGGAGCAGCATTACTGGCTAGAAACACACGTAAACCAAATCTAACCCTAGATTAAGTATTCGAAATGGCGAAAGCAGAAACCGAACAGGCCAGCAAGTGCAATAGCCATAATCCAAAGTTGATCTAATCAATCGAAAACCGAAATGGTTAACCCAAAAACCAAAGTTATGAATGTGTGTTATTTGTGTCTATTTTTGAGGGACTTTCCTGCGGTTCGAGGAAGTCGCttcagtaaaaaacaaaaaaaataaaataaacatgaaaaagaaaaaccagAAGCTCTAAATGTATTTTAGTAGGTATAAACATATACACGAGTTTGTAGGTATGTATATACCAGAGTAAGAATAGAGTGGGTGCTATTAAGGAAGTGGTTATGATTTACCAGGGCTTACGTTTCAGTTGGCAGAAAGAAAACCTAACCGGAAACTAAAATTTAAGCGTAGGCTAAGAAAACAGACAAAGGTTAAGAGAAAATTGTTTCGTTGACTGAGAATATTCATTTTGGAAATTTAGACCCATCTTCGATAGAAAATCATAGAACCGATAATTTTCCGATAGATTCCATTACGATGATCATTTCACCGATATATCGATGTGCATAGGACTAAGAATTAGCAAGTAGTCAAGGGCAAGTCAAATGGTCCACCATTAGCTTCGATCAGTTGATTCACGATTATGAGTGTTTATCCAGCATTATCTAGAGAAATATCAAAGTAAATGTACTAACTGAGTTAAGCACCGACAACTAAACCAAACCGAAATGAAAAACACACCAGAAATCGAGTAGATAATTGCACTGAAAACAGAACGGATCGATCGAGCCAGAgaatatatatagatatatatgtAGACGGACCCATGACTAGATAAAACTATATATCCTAAAACGATATCCATAGAAGAGGCTACTACACATATACACACAGGCACACGCATACGCATGCacgcacacactcacacacacacacacgtaaGGAACCTTATTCATGTATCTGTGTTTGTGTAACGTGTAAATGTATTAAGGGAAACCTATAAGAAACTAAGGAAATAGCGAAATATTTAGAAAAGGATATGAAAGGAAAACGTGTAGCAAAAGCAAAATACAAAATGTAGTCAATGTTTAGCTAAGAATCGTAAGAGTAACTGTAACACTATACACTAAAATGTAAACCTAAACACAATTATTTATGGTATTTACAAAGGCAAAATGGCTAGGAAAcggaaatggaaaaaaaaacgaaagcgaaaacaaattgtaaactattttttacataccaaagaaaaccaaaaattgagaaaaacTAATTCAAAATGGAAAAACGGATAAATCAAAATTAGAAAACTTTCAATTGGATAATCGATAGTGGAGCCAAGAAGAAGCGAGTCTAATTTCTATAAGTTGTGATGAGAGCAAATCGATGTTACGGACAAAGGAAActgatttattttttcaacTTGGCATAACGTGTTTTTTGAGAGCCAACGACAAACTGTGCATCGACGAATGCATCACtttacatatatacaaatctatatatatacacctatatatatacatacatatatatatatatactaaaTGTTATTTGAGCAGACAAGAAAACTGTGTGTCAGAACAAGCTATGcgcaaatataaatatataaataaataaaaactataTGGAGAAACcaatggaaattaaataaaattgtagCTGAACATATGTTGGAAATGTTGGAAAATTATGGTAAAATTACgaaataaatataatgaaatggaaggaaaaaaatcagaaatacTCTACGACATATACATAATAgcataattatatttaattatgtaaACATAGTTATGGTGTAAGCAAAaggaatataaataaatgattcAATGTTGTGTAtgtacatataaatatataaaaaaaatatatatttaaaaaaaacccatataattaaaaacaagaaatatgTGCGCATAACAAAGGCAAACTAACTAAAAAGAAGATTGTATTAATATTTgcatataaatgtaaaaaaaacgCCGAGTGCAAACAAAGCTGCTGGAGAGCATCTGTTTTTGCAAAGGCCCAGCGCAGACATATGATAGATCATAAAAATAGCGCCATCAGACCCAACCAACCAATCCCAGCAACACGGCTATATAATTGCATTTGTGACAGCAGCAGGAAAAATcgaagaataaaaaaaataaac is from Drosophila suzukii chromosome 3, CBGP_Dsuzu_IsoJpt1.0, whole genome shotgun sequence and encodes:
- the LOC108014798 gene encoding cytotoxic granule associated RNA binding protein TIA1 isoform X2, which translates into the protein MLTMSTLMMPAPTIAMGAPQITMGPHKPPETKLLAIHPAAAAAAAAQQQQQQQQQSVTAAHLQHNGQQQHSQQQQMSQQQQQQQQQQLVGSNSKPEQFHIFVGDLSAEIETQQLKDAFTPFGEISDCRVVRDPQTLKSKGYGFVSFVKKSEAETAITAMNGQWLGSRSIRTNWATRKPPATKADMNAKPLTFDEVYNQSSPTNCTVYCGGINGALSGFLNEEILQKTFSPYGTIQEIRVFKDKGYAFVRFSTKEAATHAIVAVNNTEINQQPVKCAWGKESGDPNHMSAIAGGALAQGFPFGSAAAAAAAAAYGQQVAGYWYPPAPTYPAAAPASALQPGQFLQGMQGFTYGQFAGYQQAGYMGMGVQLPGTWQSVPPQPQLASAAAATAPQITQSVGSALPQAAGVVAYPMQQFQVSPQLAEDEWLAPSLLV
- the LOC139352890 gene encoding G-box-binding factor-like, which encodes MAMYPTQQQQQQQQQQQQQLQQQHEQQTSGEYVKEPPYQTQQQQHHQLQQQQTHTNNQHHQQQQQHYIPQLYYPSHWVQQQQQQQQQQQQQVANNEQQPQQQQQQQQPPVAQVYGMPEV
- the LOC108014798 gene encoding cytotoxic granule associated RNA binding protein TIA1 isoform X1; the encoded protein is MLTMSTLMMPAPTIAMGAPQITMGPHKPPETKLLAIHPAAAAAAAAQQQQQQQQQSVTAAHLQHNGQQQHSQQQQMSQQQQQQQQQQLVGSNSKPEQFHIFVGDLSAEIETQQLKDAFTPFGEISDCRVVRDPQTLKSKGYGFVSFVKKSEAETAITAMNGQWLGSRSIRTNWATRKPPATKADSEYPGPNHPTNPSRISLSYLDAPVAVNAKPLTFDEVYNQSSPTNCTVYCGGINGALSGFLNEEILQKTFSPYGTIQEIRVFKDKGYAFVRFSTKEAATHAIVAVNNTEINQQPVKCAWGKESGDPNHMSAIAGGALAQGFPFGSAAAAAAAAAYGQQVAGYWYPPAPTYPAAAPASALQPGQFLQGMQGFTYGQFAGYQQAGYMGMGVQLPGTWQSVPPQPQLASAAAATAPQITQSVGSALPQAAGVVAYPMQQFQVSPQLAEDEWLAPSLLV